A stretch of the Mycobacterium shigaense genome encodes the following:
- a CDS encoding adenosine-specific kinase has product MTTTVSWDVVGVDKPEGVNVIIGQAHFIKTVEDLHEALAGVSATLRFGLAFCEASGPRLVRHSGNDPELIELATNTARAIAAGHSFVIFLREGFPVNVLNPVKAVPEVCGIYCATANPVDVIVAVTPRGRGIVGVVDGQTPVGVETDRDVSERHDLLRAIGYKL; this is encoded by the coding sequence GTGACGACGACGGTGTCGTGGGACGTGGTGGGCGTTGACAAGCCGGAAGGCGTCAACGTGATCATCGGCCAGGCTCACTTCATCAAGACCGTCGAAGACCTGCACGAGGCCCTCGCCGGGGTGAGCGCGACGTTGCGGTTCGGCCTGGCGTTCTGTGAGGCATCCGGACCGCGGTTGGTTCGCCACTCCGGCAACGATCCCGAGCTGATCGAACTCGCGACCAACACCGCGCGCGCAATCGCGGCTGGGCACAGTTTCGTGATCTTCCTGCGGGAGGGTTTCCCCGTCAACGTGCTGAATCCCGTCAAGGCAGTGCCCGAAGTCTGCGGAATCTACTGCGCCACAGCGAATCCGGTCGATGTCATTGTCGCGGTGACCCCGCGTGGCCGCGGCATCGTGGGAGTGGTCGACGGGCAGACGCCGGTCGGCGTGGAGACCGACCGGGACGTGTCGGAGCGCCACGACCTATTGCGTGCCATCGGTTACAAGCTCTGA
- a CDS encoding ABC transporter ATP-binding protein/permease, which yields MDKFTPSIDWSNELLPSLRWIAETWAISAVCLLLFGVAAARFTVWGAQFWRITGAYFTGRRSVGVWALFGVLLLSVMIAVRINVLLSYYSNDLYSALQTAFQGAGAGNVAVRDSGIHGFWMAIWIFCVLATLHVIRAMADLYLTQRFVIAWRIWLTDRLTADWLDERAYYRSRFIDATIDNPDQRIQQDVDIFTAGSGGGGNHPSNGSTSKLLFGAVDSVVTVVSFGVILWQLSGTVHLLGISIPKALFWAALVHVLIATIVAFWIGHPLTRFSFRNEMRNAAFRYALVRLRDAAEAVGFYRGERAERNELSTRFDAAIANYRGYVRRTIGFLGWNVTVTQVINPLPFIVQAPRLFAGTIKFGGVMQSAKAFAHIETSLSFFRNAYDRFASYRASIIRLHGLVEANAQARELPSLTMASSVDGSVEFADVEVRTPAGAQLIEPLDLRLVPGDALVITGKSGSGKTTLLRTMAQLWPYASGTLRRPDGDNQVMFLSQLPYVPLGNLRAVVSYPAAAGDIADDTLRDVLTRVALPSLVARLDEVQDWAKVLSPGEQQRIAFARVLAVRPKAVFLDEATSAVDEALEFLLYNLLRTELPECIVISVSHRTTIEQHHHQELALLGGGPWHLRDIPEQVPAP from the coding sequence ATGGACAAATTCACGCCGTCGATCGACTGGAGCAACGAGTTGCTTCCGTCGTTGCGATGGATCGCCGAAACCTGGGCGATCAGCGCGGTCTGCCTGCTCCTCTTCGGTGTCGCGGCCGCCCGGTTCACCGTGTGGGGAGCCCAGTTCTGGCGCATCACCGGCGCGTACTTCACCGGCCGACGCAGCGTCGGGGTCTGGGCGTTGTTCGGCGTGCTGCTGCTGTCGGTGATGATCGCGGTGCGGATCAACGTGCTGCTCAGCTATTACAGCAACGACCTGTACTCCGCGCTGCAGACCGCGTTCCAGGGCGCCGGCGCGGGAAACGTAGCGGTGCGGGACTCCGGCATTCACGGCTTCTGGATGGCCATCTGGATCTTCTGCGTCCTCGCGACGCTGCACGTGATCCGGGCCATGGCGGATTTGTATCTGACGCAACGCTTCGTCATCGCCTGGCGGATCTGGCTCACCGACCGGCTCACGGCCGACTGGCTCGACGAGCGGGCCTACTACCGAAGCCGGTTCATCGACGCGACCATCGACAACCCGGACCAACGCATCCAGCAGGACGTCGACATTTTCACCGCCGGGTCCGGCGGCGGCGGGAATCATCCGTCCAACGGCTCCACCAGCAAGCTCCTCTTCGGCGCCGTGGACTCTGTGGTCACGGTCGTGTCCTTCGGGGTAATTCTGTGGCAGCTGTCCGGCACGGTGCACCTGCTCGGGATCTCCATACCCAAGGCGCTGTTCTGGGCGGCGCTCGTCCATGTCCTGATCGCGACGATCGTCGCCTTCTGGATCGGCCATCCGCTGACCCGGTTCAGCTTCCGCAACGAAATGCGCAATGCCGCCTTCCGATACGCCTTGGTGCGCCTGCGCGACGCCGCCGAGGCGGTCGGCTTCTACCGCGGCGAGCGGGCCGAACGCAACGAGCTGTCGACCCGGTTCGACGCAGCGATCGCCAACTACCGCGGTTACGTGCGGCGCACCATCGGCTTCCTCGGCTGGAATGTCACGGTGACACAGGTGATCAACCCGCTGCCGTTCATCGTGCAGGCGCCGCGGCTGTTCGCAGGCACCATCAAGTTCGGTGGCGTGATGCAGTCGGCCAAGGCGTTCGCCCACATCGAAACCTCGCTGTCGTTTTTCCGCAACGCCTACGACCGGTTTGCCAGCTACCGTGCCTCTATCATCCGCCTGCACGGGCTGGTCGAAGCCAACGCCCAGGCGCGCGAATTGCCCTCGCTGACAATGGCCTCCAGCGTCGACGGTTCGGTCGAGTTCGCCGATGTCGAGGTCCGCACCCCGGCCGGCGCCCAACTGATCGAGCCGCTCGATCTGCGGCTGGTCCCCGGCGACGCCCTGGTCATCACCGGAAAGTCGGGCAGCGGTAAGACGACGCTGCTGCGGACGATGGCGCAGCTATGGCCGTACGCCTCGGGCACCCTGCGCCGCCCCGACGGGGACAACCAGGTGATGTTCCTGTCGCAGTTGCCCTATGTCCCGCTGGGTAATCTGCGCGCAGTGGTGTCTTACCCGGCCGCGGCCGGTGACATCGCCGACGACACCCTGCGGGACGTGTTGACGCGGGTCGCTTTGCCCAGCCTGGTGGCCCGCCTCGATGAAGTCCAGGACTGGGCCAAGGTGCTGTCGCCCGGGGAGCAGCAACGCATCGCGTTCGCCCGCGTGCTCGCCGTCAGACCCAAGGCGGTGTTCCTCGACGAGGCCACGTCGGCCGTCGACGAAGCGCTGGAGTTCTTGCTGTACAACCTGTTACGCACCGAGCTCCCGGAGTGCATCGTCATCAGCGTCAGCCACCGCACCACCATCGAGCAACACCATCATCAGGAGCTGGCGTTGCTCGGCGGTGGGCCTTGGCACCTCAGGGACATTCCCGAGCAGGTGCCGGCACCCTAG